Part of the Phragmites australis chromosome 23, lpPhrAust1.1, whole genome shotgun sequence genome is shown below.
CAAATCGTTTCGATGATTGCATGATACCATCTGTTTATAGTGCACTGATTACTCCATTAACTCTAGATCATGTTTGATTATCCAGGACCTGCTATTCTCATATAATATAGCTGTGGACCGATCCGATGAAATGAAGAAGATATTGAACAAATCTGCTGCCAGTGTAGGCCTTCAGCTTCCAGATGTCTACCAGCCATGAGAGCTTCTTTTTCTGCACGTTTATGGGACCCATGGTACTGCCATTTAGCTATGTAACTTTGTTCTGAGTCCTACATTCGAGTTGTTTTGGAAAATTTAGCTTGCTTATTGTGCACCTTTCCCAATAATGAGCAATGGCATTGGTTTGTTGATGATGTTTTGTTCCATGCTGTATGAATTCCTTATATGAGAATCAATCGCTTCCCTGCTGTAACTTGCATAGCATCTAAATCGTGTTACATCATTGGTTGTTCCTATTCACTGTCTCTTCAATTTTATCATTCTGACCTGGCAAAAAGCAAGAAGGCAATCCATAGGTGTACCTACTTTGTTGATACATCCACTTTTCTTATCCAAGGTCAACAtgctcttaaaaaaataaaatgcaaagATATTATGAACAATGCGTGGGAGATATAGAAAATAATTAGATTTAATACACTCTCATTGAAAACATTTTCTGTGGACTGAGGTATATAATAAGAATAGTACTacactttccttttttttgttaatgATGTCAACTCAAAATCACAATGGTCATATCTGCAAACAAGCTCCCAGTTGTACACAAGTAAAACAAAGCTATCAGCTCTTGTCCTTTGAAGATTGGGCAGTTCTATTTGAACTATTACTTTCTTTAGCATCATACTCACCTGGTGATTCTGCGTTAGCTTCAGCAGATGTTTGTGTGGAAGATGTATTTGGACTACTAATTTCGTTAACATCGTCCTCAGTTGTTTCATCGTTGCATGCTGTGGTAGCTGCTGCAGATGTTCCAGCACCTTCATTTCCTTGTGCCCAGGCTGAAGGAAAATGCCCTGATTTTTCGCCCTCGTTCCTGTTCTTGTCATCTGAACTATCTTCAAATGAACCATAGTCTATGTTCTGAAGTACTGTTGGAATCTGCATACCCCCAACAAGTACTTCTTTGTTATCCATGTCTATATCATTCTTTTTCCTTGGGGTTGTCACATCCAGACCAATATATGGAGTGTAGAACCCGGCTTCAAGTGCTCCCTCACCTACCCGTGAACTGAAATCATTCAGCGGAGGAGGTATATTGGTAAAGAACACTTCCGCAAAGTTTGCTGCTATGCTCTTTCGGTAGGGATCGTCGTCCTTATCATAGTGGTATCTGAAGTTCTCATACGTTGTCTGCAGTGCAGAATATGTAGTTAGTATTGGTAAAACTATAGGAGCTTGTAAGTACTAATACCATTAAAATGGTGGAAACTTTTAAACTACTCTGTTGACCATAAAGACATTTTAATTTGGATATTATATAGCTCACAACAGTAGATTACAAAGCCATTTTAATTTGGATATTATATAGCTCACAACCTTAATCTGGAGTTTTTACATTGTACTTGGTTACATGTGATCTGAATTGGGAATTCAAATCAACAATAAATGTTCTAACAGAAccaaatttccttttttttttctttgtgtacGGCCTTGTGCAGTCTTTGCATCTTAATAATAACACTTTCAGTAGAGATCTACCCCATGCCAAAAATAACATCCAATCAAAATATTTGGTCAGTGCAAAATTATTGTTGCTTCCACTGGATCTACCAGCACCAGAGCAAGAAATTAGTTTATTTCCCTTTTCATGGTAATCATATGGAGTTGCTAGTTCAAGAGACCAAAACTGTCTTACTGAGTTATTGTAGTCCAGTCAAATGCATTACTCGAATTCTGGTATAAGAGAATCAGAATTCTTAACAATATTCTAAAAAGATATGCAACAAAAGGAAGTAAAATCACCTGATTAGTACTGAAATACTGTGAGGCCACCAACAAACCAAACAACTATGGAAGTGTATATGATTAGCGCAAAAGAGTAAGCTTCCTTGTGCAAGGCCTTCCAGATAGAGCCACTATTGTCTTCCATTTGGCTGTAGACACTCACcatgaaaaaataaagacaAATATGCACAGGAAAGTCGATGTTGCTATGAACAGAAAGAAGTAGCGGTAGTTCCTCTGTAAGGAACATGAAAAAACAATGGTGATTATTCTTGGCCAATGGAAACTATTTAAGAATGCAAATATCGATGGAACTTACTTAGACAGTGTTTATCTGTAAGATATTATTGCATTTCTGAAATATGAATTTGGATTATGCTTGACTTATCAGTTTTTAATGCAAACTATGACACATGTCCGCAAAGCCTCAAAAGTCAGTCAGTGAGACATATGTTAGGTGTGGTTCAGTATTTCTTATAAAAATTTGGAAGTTCACTTTCCTAGTTAAGTGTCTAATCTGATTAACAAATCCAGTCAGAGCTAACAACTTTCCCTGGTGATTTTGTAAAAAAGTAAGCTGCTACTGAGTTTGGTCTAACACAACTAATTGGAACTTTTTAGTTAATAGAACAACTAAAGCTGTATGCATAAGTCCAAATTACTAAACACCTGTATTTGGCaggtttctctctccctttaATACAATGATACACAACTCTCCTgcatgttcgagaaaaaaaagaattttttttttgcttggtaATGTCTGGATATTCAGGAACAGATTAAAATTAGAGAAATATCAGAGATGAAAGGAAATTAGGCTAGGTTTGGGGCTTTGGGCTCCTTGCCGTTCTTATTGAAAGCAAAATTCATTCCATGGTGGGCGGGCGGTACCTTAGGCA
Proteins encoded:
- the LOC133906822 gene encoding probable protein S-acyltransferase 4: MTSARDPGIVPRRVPPEADELLGSSTPSMDWSVGRTPRMRFRQPKDVIVNGFTVKVKFCETCLRYRPPTMEFPSIFAFLNSFHWPRIITIVFSCSLQRNYRYFFLFIATSTFLCIFVFIFSCCLTTYENFRYHYDKDDDPYRKSIAANFAEVFFTNIPPPLNDFSSRVGEGALEAGFYTPYIGLDVTTPRKKNDIDMDNKEVLVGGMQIPTVLQNIDYGSFEDSSDDKNRNEGEKSGHFPSAWAQGNEGAGTSAAATTACNDETTEDDVNEISSPNTSSTQTSAEANAESPGEYDAKESNSSNRTAQSSKDKS